The stretch of DNA GCCGATCATGAAGTCCGCGGTCACCGGCTCGAGCGAGTCGAAGAGTCGGCAGGCGGCGTCGGAGGTGAGTCCGGACTGCAATTGGGGAACCGTGAGACTCATGCGTCCACCTTCTCCTCGACCGCGCTCAGGTGTTTCACCGGGCACCCGGTCGGGAAGGTGCCCATCTTCTCGATCTCGTATCCGTCCGGGTAGGTCTTCATACGGTGGCTGTCTCCGAATCCCTTGACTCTCCGACGCGGCGGCAGCACTCGCACCACACGGCCGCGGGCCCGCAGCGCACGACGACTCAGCGAGGTCACCGGGGGTGACGGCTTCTTGTACCGGAATGCGGCGAGCAGGGCGTCGTCCATCAGGGCGCGCGAGAACACCCGCACTGCCGGGCGCACGAGCTTCGGATAGAACGTGGTCAGCAGTTCGAAGGTCATGTCGGCGACGCGACGCCCGCCGGCGTCGTAGGCGAAGTGCTCGGCCTCATACGAGTCCAGCAACTTCTCGAACTCGTCGTACGTCCCCGGTATGTCCTTGATGTTCATGTGACGGCCGAGTTCGCGGTAGTAGTTCGTCGCGGCGACCACCTCGTCGTAAGTGAACCGCCGCCAACCGTAGTCGTCGATCCACCGTTTCGGCACGACGACGAATGTGGCCAGGACGTAGAGCATGTCGTCGTTGGTGATGTCGTACGAGCGGTGCATCTGATTGATGCGACGCAGTGCCGACTTCGCCTCGGGCGCGGAGAATCCCTGCCGCAGCGGCACTTCCAACAGCAACCCGGTGTCGTCGTATCGCTTCTGCGTGTCGTCGAAGCCCTGTGAGTCCGAGAGCACTCGGCCGACGCTCGGCACCGCGTACGTGCGGAACAGCGCGAAGCTCAGCGCCTGGTTGACATCCCACGGAAAGTCGAGCAACGACATGTTCCGATAGATCTCCACGAAGTCGTGGTGCGGGTCGAGACCCGCGTTGCGATCAGGATTGAACATGGCCGCCTCCTCGTATGCGGTAGGTCACAACATAGCCAGCATAAGTCAACTTATGTGAAACGGCAAGGAGCCGCCCCCGCCGACATGGCACAATCCGTTCATGGATTCCGACGCCGAACCCGACAAGCTGCGCGGCAGATTTCTGCACGCGGGGATGACTGTCCTTGCACGCGATGGTTATTCGGGATTCAAACAGGCCTCGGTGTGCACCGAGGCAGGCGTGACGACGGGTGCGTTCTACCACTCGTTCCGCAACTGGAAGGCCTTCGAGACCGAACTCATCGCACACTGGCGCGTCGAGGCCACGGACCGGCTCGTCGACGCGGCGCGCAGCGTGACCGATCCGCGCGACCGCATCGACGCACTGACCACCATCGCGCTGAACCTCCCCCACGGCACCGAACGCGCCATCCGCAGTTGGGCGGCCGTCGACTCCTCCGTGCACGATGCCCTCACCGAGGTGGAGAACGCACGGCGAGCGGCGATCGCCGATATGGGAGTCGAACTCTTCGGCACCGAACTCTCGCAGCGTCTGGCCGCCACCGCGATGATGCTGCTGACCGGTTTCGAGAACGCGGCCAACCCGTCGATCGACGACTTCGAGTGGGCCATCCGCACCGTCACCGACACGGCGCTCGCCTTCGTCGACGCCCGTCAGGAGTAGTCGGCCACCTGTCCGCGACTCGGCGCCCGCCACATGGTCCAGGCCATCCTCGGCAGGAGGCGACCGGGCAGCCGCGACGGCCAGTCGTTCGGACGCAGAAGCGCTTCGGTTCCGCCGTCGACGGTCACAACCGAGCCGACCATGAAATCGGCGGCCGGAGACAGCATCGTCATGACCCACTCGGCGAGTTGGTCCGGACGGCCGCTTTCGCGGATCGGGACCGGGAACGAGCGCACCGGCGAACGCGGATTCGCCAACTGCCCCTGCAGCAGCGGTGTCATCACCGGGCCGGGCGAGATCACGTTCATCCGAATCCCCGCACCGGCCCACGCCTCGGTCACCGCCTGCCTGCGCGCCCACCGCGCCACCGCGATCTTCGACGCCGCGTAGGCCGCCGGTCCCGACAGCGCGCCGGGCCGACGACGCAGGATCCGCGCGGCGGCCTCGGCGTCGCCGTCGAGGAGTCGTCGGATCGCGGCGCGCGGCACGAGAGGGGTGGCCGTCGACGAATTGGATCCGAACACCACGACCTTCGCATTCCGCGCCGCCGCCAGACGCGGACGCAGGGCTGTCGCCAGTTCGACGACGCCGAGGCAGTTCACCTCGGCGAGCATCCGCTCTCGGCCTCGCCGGGGGCCGATCCCCGCCGCGAAGACCGCCCCGTGCAGCGGGCCGTCGATGCGTTCGGTCAATGCGTCGACGGCCCCTCGGCGACCCTCGACCGTCGACAGGTCGGCGATCACCGCCGCATCGGCGAGGTCGACGCCGATTACCTCGTGCCCGTCGTCGGTCAGCCGTGCGGCGACGGACGCTCCCATTCCCGACGCCGATCCGGTCACCACGTACACACCCATGACAGCTACTAGAACACGTTTCAGGACGCTGGTGCAGTCAACACGGGAAACCCAGACGCCGACGGAGGACGGCGAGGTCCGCGGGACCGTCTCGCACCACGAATGAGGCGAGGTCCACCGAATGCCTTAATCACGAGCTGCTCGCTAGACACTGTGTCAGCGATATAACTATTCTGGTAGCAGGCTTTGGGGTGGAGTTGCCGGAGACGGCAGCGACCGGAGGACGGGCTCACGCACGGCGACGGGGCGGGAGCGTCGCCGTGCGTGGCCGGATCTCAGCCGATTCGATAGATCCGCTTCGCGTTCTCGGCGAACAGGTGGGCAAGCAGGTGATCGCCGCGATCGCCGACGATGTCGAGTAGCGCGCCGACCACCACGTCGATGCCCGCGTTAGGGCGGTCGACCGGCATGTCGGACCCGAACACGATGCGCTCGGGTCCGAACTTGTCGACTATGTGGAGTACGAGCGGCCCCATCATCTCGGCGAGGATGTCGCGGCCACCGATGTTGCCCGAGGTCTCCCGTCCGTAGCCGAGTGGTCCGAGCGCCAGGCCGGACACCTTCACGACCACGTTGGGACGTGCCGCCAGCATCGCCGTCCGTTCGCGCCACAGCTTCCAGATCTCGGCACGCGCCGCCGCCGTCGCTCCGGTGTCCGAACCGACCGGACCGAACACGCCGATGGGCAGTCCCAGATGTTCGACCACGATCGTCGTGTCCGGGAACTGGCGCGCGAGCAGATCGAGCTCACCGAGTTGGTGAGAGTAGGCGAACGAACTGAACACCAATCCGCGCGAGGCGATCTCCTCGAAGCCCCGGAGGAATTCCGAGGTCCGCAGCACCCCCGCGGTCTTACGCCACATGCCGATCTGCGCATCCGGATGCGCGGCCCACTTGTAGCGGACCCCGCGCACCAGTCCGGTGTAGCGCAGCTGCGCGTCGAGGCTCGCACCGAACTGGGGATCGGTCGGATCACCCGCGATCACCACACCGCCGAGCTTCGGCAGCCGCGGCCGCCCGAACGGCAGACCGGTGAGGTATCTGGTCTCGGCGAACGACGACTCCCCCGATGCAGGCGTGCCCCGCCAGTGCGACTCCATGGCGACTACGGAGTCGATGCCGACGCCGGCGACACGTCGCACGGCGGACGCCTCCGCGCTGTACTCACGCACCTCGTACGGGGTGCGGACGATACTCGGATCGATCATCAGCCGCGTCTCGGACCGGTGTGCGGCCAGGCCGGACAGCCACAGCGCGGGTCGGGGGAAGCTCTTGATCACCGGCATGTGCGCCACACGCGCGAACCGGGACAACGCCCACGTCGACCGCATCGGATCGAAGAAGTGAACGTGCGCGTCGACGATGCCGGGGATCACTCCGCTCAACGTCACGGTGTCAGCGTGCCATATGTGAGGCGGGTGAGTCTCGTGATGCGTGCGCGAACACACAACGTGGACACGAGGCGAAATTTCAGGTGCCCTCAGACAGGGGTACTACCCTCGGGTAACACACTTTCCGTTCCCGAGGAGGACGTCGCCGGTGACATCGCCCGCCCAGCCAGTACTGGCCGACCTCCGCGACCAGATCTCCGCCGACCCGGACCGCTTCTCGTCCAGCCTGTTCACCCGCCTGTTCGCCGCGACGCCGTCGTTACGGGACCTGTTCCCGGTCGAGATGGCTCCGATGCGCACAACGTTCGCGCAGGTAGTCGAGCATCTGCTGAACGGCATCCTCGCCGAAGACGGGCACGCCGATCTCGTCGAGTTCCTCGCGCAACTGGGACGCGACCACCGCAAGTACGGGGTCACCAGCGAGCACTACTGGGTGATGTACGACGCTCTGATGGCCGAGTTCGCACAGATGCTCGCCGACCGGTGGACGCAGGAGAGCTACGACGCGGTCTCGCATGCGATGATGCTGGTGACCGGGGTGATGCGCGGCGCCGCCGAGAGCGTCGCCGGCCCTCCGGTGTGGCATGCGCGGGTGGTGCAGAAGTTCACGATCAACCGGGAGCGAGCCGTCGTACGTCTGGTGGCCGAGCCGAATGCACCCGTCTACCGCGCGGGTCAGTACACCGAAGTGCAGATCCCGCAGTGGCCGCACGCATGGCGCAACCTCTCGCTCGCTACTCCGCCGAGTCCACGCCGCGAGCTGGAGTTCCATGTGCACGCGATTCCGGGCGGGCACGTCAGCGGCACCATCGTGCGGTCGACAGAGCCCGGTGACGTGTGGACGTTCGGGCAGCAGCACGGCACGATGGCCGTCGACGGCGACCGCCCGGTCTTGATGGTGGCGGGCGGCTCCGGCCTGGCACCGCTGCGCGCGCTCCTACTCGACATGGCCCGCTACGCGGACAACCCGGAGACGCACCTGTTCTACGGGACACGGCATCCGGGCGAGCTGTACGAACTCGGTGTGCTCCAACAACTGGCTCGGACAAATCCGTGGCTGCACGTGACCGCCGTCGCCGAGACCGAGGACGATCCGTGGTGGATCGACGGCGCCCCCGATCCACGCCAGTGGGGTTTCGACCTGCGCTTCGGCCGGGTCGGCGAGGTGGCGGTCGACTACCCGAACACGCTCTCGCGCCATTCCCTCGAACCGCGCGACTGGCGCGACCACCAGATCCTGCTCTCCGGTCCTGCTCCGATGGTGTTCCACACTCAGCTGCGCCTGCGCGCCGCGGGCGTCGACCCGTCGCAGATCTCCCACGACCCGCTGAACTGAGTTGCGAGACAGCGCCGTAGAGGCTGGAACTCTCCCACGGTGGTGATCGGTTCCCACTCCCCTCGCGGAGGGAGTGGGAACGGGTTGCCACCGTGGGAGTCTCGACTTCGCTCGACCAGCAGGCGCGACTTCGCTAGAGGCGCTCGCCCGTCTCCGGGTGGAACAGGTGCACCGCACTGCCGGACTGGCGCAGGCGGATGCCGTCGCCCAGGCGCGCGGGCGAGCGGGTCGCGCTACGCGCGACCATCATCATCGGCTCGCCGTCGAGGTTCCGGACCGACTCGTCGGTGAGGTTCGCGTACACATAGGTCTCGCTGCCGAGTTCCTCCATGAGGGCGACGTCGGCATTGATGCCCTCGCCGTCGCCGAGCGTGAGGTGCTCGGGGCGGATGCCGACGATCACGCTCGACAGCCCCGAACCGCGCAGGAGCGCCGCGCTCTCCTCATCGATCGAGATCGGGGCGCCGGCCACGGTGATCTCGCCGTCGCACACCGGCGCGGTGAACAGGTTCATGCCGGGCGAGCCGATGAAACCGGCGACGAAGGCGTTCACCGGACGGTCGTACAGCTCGGTGGGCGACGAGAACTGCTGCAGCACACCGTGCTTGAGAACGGCGACACGGTCGCCCATGGTCATGGCCTCGACCTGGTCGTGCGTCACGTAGACGGTGGTGGTGCCCAGTCGACGTTGCAGGGCCGCGATCTGTGTGCGGGTCTGCACGCGCAGCTTGGCGTCGAGGTTCGACAGCGGCTCGTCCATGCAGAACACCTGCGGCTCACGGACGATGGCACGCCCCATCGCGACGCGCTGACGCTGACCGCCCGACAGCTTGGCCGGTTTGCGGTCCAGGAAGTCGGTGAGGTCGAGGAGTTTGGCGGCCTCGGCCACCTTCTGCTTGCGCTCGGCCAGCGGGACACCGCGCATCTTGAGTGCGAAGCCCATGTTCTCGCCGACGGTCTTGTTCGGATACAGCGCGTAGTTCTGGAAGACCATGGCGATGTCGCGTTCCTTCGGGGCGACGCCGACCATGTTCTTGCCGCCGATGCGGATCTCGCCGGAGTCGATGTCTTCGAGCCCGGCCAGCATGCGCAGGGCGGTCGACTTGCCGGAGCCGGACGGTCCGACGAGGACGATGAACTCGCCGTCGTCGATGTCGAGGTCGAGGGAGTCGACGGCCAGTTTGTCCGCACCGGGGTAGACGCAGCAGGCCTTGTCGTAGGTGATGGAAGCCATGAGTGGTTTCTCCTGGAGTGTTTACGGTGGTGGGGACTACTTGATGGCGCCGAACGACAGGCCGCGCACGAGCTTGTTCTGCGCGACCCAGCCGGCGAGGACGACCGGCAGTGCGGCCAGGACGGAGGCGGCCGACAGCTGGGCCCAGTACAGGCCCTGGCCGGACATGAAGCTCGTGAGGAACACGGGCATCGTCTGACCGTCGACCGCCGTCATGTTGACGGCGAAGAAGAACTCGTTCCACGAGAAGATCACGCAGATCAGCGCCGTGGCGGCGATGCCGGGAGAGATCAGCGGCAGAATCACCTCGCGCACCGAGGTCCACAGGCTCGCGCCGTCGATGCTCGCGGCCTCCAGGAGTTCACCGGGGACCTCCAGGAAGAACGAGCGCATCATCCACACCGCGATCGGCAGGTTCATCGCCGTGTACAGGATGACCAGCGTCCACACGTTGTCGAGCATGCCGATCTTGCCGACGATCACGTACAGCGGGATGATCGCGGCGACGATCGGCAGCATCTTGGTGCTCAGGAAGAAGAACAGCGCGTCGCTCGTCTTGCGGACCGGGCGCAACGACAGCGCGAACGCCGCGGGCACGCCGAGCAGCAGAACGAACAGCGTCGAGACGACCGTGGCGAAGACCGAGTTCAGCAGCGGGGTGCCGATCCCGGCGTCGAACACGCCCTTGAACTGTTCGAGGGTCGGGCTGAAGAAGAACGTCGGCGGGTCGGTGGCCGCATCGGTCTCCTTCTTGAACGCCTGCAACACCATCCACAGCACTGGGAAGAAGAACCCGAGGGCTAGGATCCAGGTGAGCGTGGTCAGCAGACCCGCCTTGGGGTTGCGCTTACGCTTCAACGACGAGACGTCGGGACCGGTCGCATCGGAAATGGGCACAGCACTCATCACGCGGCCTCCTCTGACCCGGAGAACGATTTGAAGATCAGTCTCAGCGCCAGGGTCGCGACGATCATCGTGCCGATCACCGTGACGACGCCCATCGCCGCGGCCTGACCGATGTCGAAGCCGAGGAAGGCGCGCTGATAGATGTAGAACGGCAGGTTGGCGCTGGAGACGCCCGGTCCGCCGGAGGTCATCATGTAGACCGCGTCGAACGTGTTGACCAGGTAGATCGCGCCGAGCACCGAGCCCAGCTCGATGAACCGTCGCAGGTGCGGCAGCGTCAGTTCACGGAACAGCCGGAAGCTGGTGGCGCCGTCGACGCGGGCCGCCTCCTGAATGTCCTTGGGCATCGACTGCAGACCGGCGAGGATCAGCAGCATCATGAACGGCGTCCACTGCCAGACCAGTTCGGCCATGACGCTCATCAGCGGGAAGTCGCTGAGCCAGTCGGTGTGGACGCCGAGCGGGCTCAGCGCCCAGTTCACCAGGCCGTTGGTCGGCGAGAGCAGGCTCGTCTTCCACAGCAGCGCTGCGGCGACCGGGGTCACCAGGAACGGCGTGATCAGCAGGGTGCGGACGATGCCGCGGCCCAGGAACTTGCGGTCGAGCAGCAGAGCGAACAGCAGTCCGAGGACCACCGAGATCAGTACGGTGCCGACGATCAGGAGGATCGTGTTGAGCGCGACCTGCCAGAACTGGCTGTCTTTGAACACGTCGACGTAGTTCGACAGTCCCACGAAGTGCCGCGAACCCGGGCGCACCAGGTTCCACGATTGCGTCGAGTAATAGAGCGTGAAGACGAACGGGACCTGGGTGACGACGAGCAGGAAGATCAGCGCGGGCAGCAGCGGGCCGCGCCGACGCCAGCCCTCGGCCCGTGAGATCTGATCCTTGCCCGAGGTGATGTCCGACGGCGTGCCCGCCGACATCCTCCCTCCCGTGGGCGTAGAGACTGCGGTAGTCATCGCTGCTCCTCCTGGTAGGCCTTGCCGACGACCTCGGCGTACTTCTGCGACTGGTCGAGTGCCTCGTCGACGCTGATCTGTCCGGCGATGGCCGCCGAGATCTGCTGGCTGACACGGGTTCCCAGGTCCTGGAACTCAGGGATCGCCAGGAACTGGACGCCCTCGTACGGGACCGGCTTGAGCGTGGCGTGCTTCTGGTCGGCGGCCTTCATCGCCGACAGCATCTGCTCGGCGTATGGTGCGGCGACCTTCTTGACCTCGGGAAGCTCGTAGGTCGACAGCCGACTGCCCGGCGGGACGCTCTCCGGCCCCTTCTTCTGCACGACGTACTTGATGTACTCCTTGCTGGTCATCCAGGAGATGAACTTCCATGCGTCGTCGCGTTTGTCGCTGGACGTGGGGATGCCCAGGGCCCAGGTGTACAGCCAGCCGTTACCGTCCTTGGCCATGGTCGGGGCCTGTGCGTAACCGACATCGCCAGCGATGGATGAGGAGTCCTTGTTCTCCAGCACCGAGACGGCGCTCGTCGCGTCGTACCACATGGCGGTCTGGCCCTGGGCCAACTGGTTGCTGCACTCCTGGAAGCCGGACGACGCCGCGCCCGGCTCGCCGGACTCGCGGACCGTGTCGACGTAGAACTTCACCGCGTCGCGGACCTCGGGGGTGTTGAACTGAGCGTTCCAGTCCTCGTCGTACCAGCGACCGCCGTACGCGTTGATCACCGTGTCGAGCGGTGCGAGGAGCTCGCCCCAGCCCGGCTTGCCGCGCAGGCAGATGCCGGAGACCTTGTCGGTCTTCAGCTCGGCCGCGGCCTCGGCGACCTCGGGCCACGTCGGGTTCTCCGGCAGGGACACCCCGCGATCGGCGAACATGCGCTTGTTGTACATGAGGAACGACGATTCGCCGTAGAACGGCGCCGCGTACATCTGACCGTCGTACGAGAGCGCGGTCTTGAGGGTCGGGATGAAGTCGTCGGGGTCGTAGCCCGGGGTGGCGTCCATGTACGGGGTGAGGTCGACGAGCCAGCCGTACTTACCCCACATGGGCGTCTCGTAGTTGCTGATCATGACGACGTCGAACTCGCCGCCACCGGTCGCGACGGATGCGGTGATCTTGGCGCGAGCCTCGTTCTCCGACAGGGTCACGAACTTGACGTCGATGCCGGTCTCCTCGGTGAACTGCGAGGACAGCTCGACGGCGTCCTGCATCTGCGAGTTCGACACCATCGCCACGGTGATCTGGCGGTCGGAGTCGCCGAACAACGCACCCGCGCCGGAGCATCCGGTCGCGACCAACGCGACGGCCACCGCGCAGGCGCCCGCCGCAAGCGCTCGCCTGCGCCCGGCGGTACGCCAGCGGTGCACCGATCCTTGTCCTGGGAACCTCACTGCTGGCCTTTCTGTTGTGACACGAGCCATCGGGCCGTCGCCGCATCGGTGACGACGATGGTTGCGTACCCGCCGCGCAGTGCGCCGAGCACGGCTTCCTGGCGGTGCGGACCGCCGGAGATGAGGATCGACGTGGGGCACGCCCGCAACGTCTCGAGAGACACCGACACGGTCCGTTCGACGAGGGACGAGGAGACGGCGACGCCGTTCACGTCGTAGAAGCGGCCGCCGATCTCCCCGACCGCGCCGAGCGCGAGCAGTTCGTCGAGGACGACGGAGTCGATGAACGCGCCCTCGAAGAGGGTCGTCGACGTGGATGCGGAGCCGACGCCGTAGAGCGCGATCTGCGCGTCGCGAGCGGCATCCAGCGACTGGGAGATCAGTGAGTCACGGCGCAGCGCCTCAACGGTGCCCGCATCGACGTACAGCGGGGCGATGAGTCGGATCGGCTGTGCGCTCAGGCATTCGGCGAAGCGCATCAGGGTGTGGTCGAGACCCGTGGAGTAGTCGGCCGAGGTCATCGAACCGTCCATCTGCACAACGCGCGCGCACGAGGCCGTCCCACGCATCGCGTCGGCGACGGCGATCTGTTCGGGCCCCCAGGTGAAGCCGAAGGTGTCGCCGGTCTGGATGCGACGGGTCAGGACGGAGGCGCCTGCTCGGCCGAGCGCCGCGTTGCCGGTCGCCGTGCCGTCCGCCGTCTCGTCGATGACCAGCACCTCGTCGAGTCCGAAAAGGTCCTCCAGCTCGCTCTCGAGGTCGGTGTGAATGCTCGCCGCGAGGTGCGGGGGCGCGGAGACCGTCACCTGCACCAACCCTTGAGCACGGGCTCGTGCGATGAGGCGGCCAGCGGTGGGACGCGACACGCCGAGGCGGCGGGCGATCTCGGCTTGAGTGCGGCCGTCGAGGTGGTACATGGCGGCCGCACGGACCAGCAGCCGCAGGTCGTGCCCGGAATCCGACGACGAGCGGTGCGACGACGAACGCGGCGATGGGCCCCCGTGGCCGTTCGCCTGTTCGGCTGCTGTCTCGTCGTACGTCATGTGTGCGTTGCTCTCATCATCGCCGTGAGCATATGCTCACAGACCGTGAATGTGTTCAGTAGGGTAACATCGAACTGTGACGCACGCAACATCCTGGTGAATAGACCGTACCCACCACAGCAGACCCGAAAGGTTCCTTGATGAGCATTCCGTTGAGCTCTGCGACGCTATCGCAGATCGTCGGCGCGACGACTCCCGAATACGACCGCTCCGGCGTGACGGTCGGCATCGTGCACTTCGGCGTCGGCGGGTTCCATCGCGCACACCAGGCGATGTACCTCGACAGACTGCTCGCGACCGATCCCGACGCGAAGACCTGGGGGATCTGCGGCGTCGGGGTGCGCGAAGCCGATGCCGCCATGCGCGACGCCCTGGTCCCGCAGGACTGCCTGTACTCGCTGACGCTCAAGCATCCGGACGGGGCGGTCGAGACCTCCGTGATCGGGTCGATCGTCGACTACCTGTTCGCCCCGGACGATCCGGAGGCCGTTGTCGAGCGTCTGGCCGACCCCGCCACGCGAATCGTCTCGTTGACGGTCACCGAGGGCGGCTACAACTTCTCGCCGGCGACCGGCGAGTTCGATGCGACCGATCCCGACGTCGTCGCCGATCTCTCGGGCACCACACCGCTGCGCACCGTGTTCGGCCTGGTCACCGAGGCGCTTGCACGACGCCGCGACCGCGGTGTGCCCGCGTTCACCGTGATGTCGTGCGACAACGTGCAGGGCAACGGCGACATGGCGCGTACGACGTTCCTGGCATTCGCGCAGTTGCGCGACCCGGAACTGGCCACGTGGATCGCCGACAACGCCCGCTTCCCGAACTCGATGGTCGACCGGATCACGCCCGCGACTCCGCCGGAACTGGCGGCCGAGGTCGCCGAGCGCGTCGGCGTCGCCGACAACTGGCCGGTCGTCGCCGAACCGTTCACGCAGTGGGTCCTCGAAGACGATTTCGCGATGGGTCGTCCCGCCTTCGAGAAGGTCGGTGTGCAGGTGGTCGACGATGTGACCCCGTACGAGCACATGAAGCTTCGACTCCTGAACTCCGGGCACCAGGCGTGCTGCTACTTCGGTTACCTGCTCGGTTACCGGTACGTGCACGACGCGTGCTCGGATCCCGACATCGTCGCCCTCCTGCGCCGCTACATGACCGAGGAGGGCAAGCCGACGCTGGCTCCGTTGCCCGGGGTGGACGTCGACGCCTACATCGCCACGCTGCTGGAGCGTTTCGCGAATCCGGCGATCGCCGACACCGTCGCGCGACTGTGCCAGGACTCGTCCGACCGCATCCCCAAATGGCTGGTGCCGGTGATCCGCGACCGCATCGCCTCCGGCGACGGGATGCCGCTGGCCGCCGCGATCGTCGCGAGCTGGACACGGTACGCCGAAGGCGTCGACGAGCAGGGCGAGCCGATCGACGTGGTCGATCCCCTTGCGGCACGGCTGGTTCCGCTCGCTCGTCAATCCAGAACAGATCCGTTGGCGTTCGTGCGCGACGAGGACCTGTTCGGCGACCTGGCCGACCACGGACTGT from Gordonia humi encodes:
- a CDS encoding mannitol dehydrogenase family protein, with translation MSIPLSSATLSQIVGATTPEYDRSGVTVGIVHFGVGGFHRAHQAMYLDRLLATDPDAKTWGICGVGVREADAAMRDALVPQDCLYSLTLKHPDGAVETSVIGSIVDYLFAPDDPEAVVERLADPATRIVSLTVTEGGYNFSPATGEFDATDPDVVADLSGTTPLRTVFGLVTEALARRRDRGVPAFTVMSCDNVQGNGDMARTTFLAFAQLRDPELATWIADNARFPNSMVDRITPATPPELAAEVAERVGVADNWPVVAEPFTQWVLEDDFAMGRPAFEKVGVQVVDDVTPYEHMKLRLLNSGHQACCYFGYLLGYRYVHDACSDPDIVALLRRYMTEEGKPTLAPLPGVDVDAYIATLLERFANPAIADTVARLCQDSSDRIPKWLVPVIRDRIASGDGMPLAAAIVASWTRYAEGVDEQGEPIDVVDPLAARLVPLARQSRTDPLAFVRDEDLFGDLADHGLFAEPYLRALNLLRTVGARKTLEAVLA
- a CDS encoding sugar-binding transcriptional regulator; its protein translation is MTYDETAAEQANGHGGPSPRSSSHRSSSDSGHDLRLLVRAAAMYHLDGRTQAEIARRLGVSRPTAGRLIARARAQGLVQVTVSAPPHLAASIHTDLESELEDLFGLDEVLVIDETADGTATGNAALGRAGASVLTRRIQTGDTFGFTWGPEQIAVADAMRGTASCARVVQMDGSMTSADYSTGLDHTLMRFAECLSAQPIRLIAPLYVDAGTVEALRRDSLISQSLDAARDAQIALYGVGSASTSTTLFEGAFIDSVVLDELLALGAVGEIGGRFYDVNGVAVSSSLVERTVSVSLETLRACPTSILISGGPHRQEAVLGALRGGYATIVVTDAATARWLVSQQKGQQ